A stretch of Lathyrus oleraceus cultivar Zhongwan6 chromosome 6, CAAS_Psat_ZW6_1.0, whole genome shotgun sequence DNA encodes these proteins:
- the LOC127096775 gene encoding protein ORANGE-LIKE, chloroplastic yields MNTFSPSSTSLSSTILPFPSHSKNSIFCVTRFKGNTNQFGFSKNTLLHLKSKIIACSSPQDAGSGEITPNNFCIIEGPETVQDFVQMQVQEIQDNIKSRRNKIFLLMEEVRRLRVQQRLRRIQRAFSEEGEEDANEMPEIPSSIPFLPHVTPNTLKKLYLTGASFISAIIVFGGLVAPTLELKLGIGGTSYEDFIRSLHLPLQLSQVDPIVASFSGGAVGVISVLMLIEANNVEQQEKTRCKYCLGTGYLACARCSTSGVCLNIDPISATGATVRPLQVPTTKRCPNCSGAGKVMCPTCLCTGMKMASEHDLRIDPFD; encoded by the exons ATGAATACTTTCTCTCCCTCCTCAACTTCCCTTTCTTCCACAATTCTACCTTTCCCCTCACATTCAAAAAACTCCATTTTCTGTGTTACAAGATTTAAAGGAAACACCAACCAATTTGGGTTTTCCAAGAACACCCTCTTGCACTTGAAGTCGAAGATAATTGCTTGCTCTTCTCCACAGGATGCAGGCTCCGGTGAAATCACACCAAA CAACTTTTGCATTATTGAGGGACCAGAAACTGTTCAGGATTTTGTTCAGATGCAAGTGCAGGAAATTCAAGACAACATAAAGAGCAGGCGCAACAAAATCTTTCTTCTCATGGAAGAG GTAAGGAGATTGCGTGTGCAGCAGCGGCTAAGAAGAATACAAAGAGCTTTTAGTGAAGAGGGAGAGGAGGATGCAAATGAGATGCCGGAAATTCCTTCATCAATTCCTTTTCTTCCTCATGTG ACGCCCAACACTTTGAAGAAGCTCTATCTAACAGGCGCATCCTTCATATCTGCAATAATTGTATTTGGCGGGCTTGTTGCGCCGACG CTGGAACTGAAATTGGGTATTGGTGGTACCTCATATGAGGATTTCATAAGAAGCTTGCATTTGCCTTTGCAACTAAG TCAGGTCGACCCGATTGTAGCATCCTTTTCGGGCGGAGCAGTTGGCGTGATTTCAGTATTGATGTTAATCGAGGCTAATAATGTTGAGCAACAAGAGAAAACAAGGTGCAAGTATTGCCTTGGAACTG GTTACTTGGCTTGTGCTCGGTGTTCCACAAGTGGTGTATGCTTGAACATTGATCCGATTTCAGCAACTGGTGCTACTGTTAGACCCCTGCAAGTTCCTACAACCAAAAGGTGTCCAAATTGCTCCGGTGCCGGAAAG GTTATGTGTCCAACCTGCCTTTGCACTGGGATGAAGATGGCAAGTGAACATGACCTGAGAATTGATCCATTTGACTAA
- the LOC127096773 gene encoding beta-fructofuranosidase, insoluble isoenzyme 1: MYYKGIYHLFYQYNPKGAVWGNIVWGHSVSKDLINWKELQPALYPSKPFDRYGCWSGSATILPGKGPVILYTGVVDKRSNEVQCIAVPANASDPLLTKWVKPDRLNPIVTADHGMNGSVFRDPTTAWLGKDGQWRILVGGKREDTGVAYLYRSRNFLKWIRAKHPIHSAKRTGMWECPDFYPVSLEGKNGLDSSMMGNSVKHVLKNSLDITRYEYYTIGTYIQNQDKYIPDKTSEDGWGGLRYDYGNFYASKSFFDPSKNRRIIWGWANESDTKEDDVKKGWAGIQAIPRTVWLDSSGRQLRQWPVEELNRLRGKEVEMNKQKLKKGSYVEVKGITAAQADLEVTFSFSSLDKAEAFDPKWENAEDLCAEKGTKVRGGVGPFGLLTLASKKLEEYTPVFFRIFKASNKHKILMCSDAKSSSLNRELYKPSFAGFVNVDLGNTKKLSLRSLIDHSVVESFGVGGKTNILSRVYPTLAVKEKAHLFVFNNGTEQITVENLKAWSMKTARRN, encoded by the exons ATGTACTACAAAGGAATCTACCATCTGTTTTATCAGTACAATCCCAAAGGAGCTGTTTGGGGTAACATTGTATGGGGCCATTCAGTATCAAAGGATCTCATCAACTGGAAAGAACTTCAACCCGCTCTATACCCGTCTAAGCCCTTCGACAGATACGGCTGCTGGTCCGGTTCCGCCACAATCCTCCCCGGAAAAGGACCTGTCATCCTCTACACCGGAGTCGTTGACAAGCGAAGCAATGAGGTGCAATGCATCGCTGTTCCCGCGAATGCGTCTGATCCGCTTCTCACAAAATGGGTTAAGCCTGATCGCTTAAACCCGATTGTGACTGCGGATCACGGCATGAACGGTTCCGTGTTTCGAGACCCGACCACTGCATGGTTGGGGAAGGATGGACAGTGGAGGATACTTGTTGGTGGCAAGAGGGAAGATACAGGAGTAGCCTATTTATATAGGAGTAGGAACTTCTTGAAATGGATTCGGGCCAAGCACCCGATTCATTCGGCTAAAAGAACAGGAATGTGGGAgtgtccggatttttatccggTTTCTTTGGAAGGAAAAAACGGGTTAGACTCGTCGATGATGGGTAATAGTGTTAAGCATGTGCTAAAGAATAGCCTTGACATAACAAGGTACGAATATTATACAATTGGAACGTATATCCAAAATCAAGATAAGTATATACCGGATAAAACTTCAGAAGATGGTTGGGGTGGCCTTAGATATGATTATGGAAACTTCTACGCTTCCAAATCATTCTTCGATCCAAGCAAGAATCGAAGGATCATATGGGGATGGGCGAATGAATCCGATACCAAAGAAGACGATGTTAAGAAAGGATGGGCAGGAATTCAG GCAATTCCAAGAACTGTGTGGCTTGATTCTAGTGGAAGACAGTTAAGACAATGGCCAGTTGAAGAATTAAATAGGCTAAGAGGGAAAGAAGTTGAGATGAACAAGCAAAAGCTAAAGAAGGGAAGTTATGTTGAAGTAAAAGGGATTACTGCTGCTCAGGCTGATTTGGAAGTTACATTCTCATTCTCAAGTTTGGACAAGGCTGAGGCATTTGATCCGAAATGGGAGAATGCAGAGGATCTATGTGCAGAAAAGGGCACAAAAGTTCGAGGCGGGGTTGGTCCTTTTGGACTTTTGACATTGGCTTCGAAAAAACTTGAAGAGTACACTCCTGTGTTCTTCAGAATTTTCAAAGCTTCTAATAAGCACAAGATTCTCATGTGCTCGGATGCAAAAAG TTCCTCTTTGAACCGGGAATTGTACAAGCCATCATTCGCAGGCTTCGTAAACGTGGATTTGGGAAATACTAAGAAACTTTCTCTGAGGAGTTTG ATTGATCACTCTGTAGTTGAGAGTTTTGGAGTTGGAGGGAAAACAAACATTTTGTCAAGGGTTTATCCAACACTAGCAGTGAAAGAAAAGGCTCATTTGTTTGTGTTCAATAATGGTACTGAGCAGATCACTGTGGAGAACCTAAAGGCATGGAGCATGAAGACTGCTCGTCGAAATTAA